TCGCGGTAATGCTGCGTGCGGTAGTCCCATTCGGGATAGGCAATCCCTCGCTGCGCAGCCGAAACGCCGGGCCCAAGCACGGTAGACGAAGCATCCGGAGGATCATCAGCCAGCAGCACCTCTTTGGGTCGCCCAGGCGAAGCCACCAGACGCGCCTGAGGAAGATCGCCGAGCATTTCACCGAACAGCTCGGCATCCGCATCATCCCGGTCGATCGGCCGCTGCAAGCCCATCGGGTCCTCGGCGTGGGGATGTGGCTCGTCCAGCTGGATCATCAGTGGCCCGCTTTCCTCCGACTCATCCTCATCAGGACCCGCTTGGCGAACATCGGGTCGCCGTTCGAGCCGCACACTCTGAGGCGCCGGCTGAGTAGGGTCGAGTGAAACCTGAGCGGCGAGCGCATGCTGCTGATGGCGCATTGCAGGAGCCAGCAACGTTCCAGTCCACCAGTCCGCGAACAGCGGCTCCTGACCGATGCGCCCTTCAGAAGCAGGTTGCAAAGCCCAGTCAGCCACCAATCGAGCCCCCCATTCGCACGAGGATTCTGGTGTAGGCGACTGAGGGAAATCCCCAGTCTGGCCAGCCAGCAGTTCGCGCACCCTAATCTCTAAAGGGCGCCGTGCCGCCCCGAATGCACTCAGCGGTGGACGATGCGCGAGTGCACAGGCCCGCAATGCCTGCACCGAGCCAGCAAGCCCCGGCATTTCCTCTAGCAACTCGCGCTCGGCTGCGTGGGCTTCCAACAGGTGGTACAGCGCCCCGACTAGTGGCGGGAGGCTGCGCCAATGGCTCAGTGCACTACCGCGGCGAATCCGCATGGCCTGCTGCAAGGCCATCACTTTATAGAGAGTCGCCGCCAGTGCTCGATCAGGGATATCCAGCGTGCGCGGCAACCAGATGTTCGTGCCATCGGTTGCCGGTACTGCCGCCAGTCGCTGCGGCCCGGGCGTGCGGCCGAACCAGCGGCCCAGCAAGGTCGGTCGCGCCGGCGGCTGGGCGATGCGCAACCTGTAGTTATTGCCGAACACCGCCGCCAGCAGCAGCTCCAGGCGCTCGGCCACCTCGCTCAGCGGCAGGCTTGCCGGTGCATCCGGCGCAGGGTTGTAGCGACGCCAGAGGCGCTGGGCGAAGACCGTCGCATGCCGCGCCGCGTCGGTAAGAACTTCTTCAGCTTCGGCCATGGCCTAGATGAAGGTTCCGTCGACCAGATCGCGCATCGCCCCGACCAGCGCTTCGTCGTCCGAAAGGGGCGAGACGATTGCCGCCAGGCAAGCTTGCCGAACCGGTATGCCATCGGCGCAGAGTGCGCCCGCGGCGATCAGCAGACGGGTGCTGGGCACCTCGGCCAGGCCACGCTCTCGCAGCGCTCGCAGCCTGCGCGCCAGAGTGACCAGAGCACGTGAGGTCGGTGCATCGACACCACTTTCGTGCTCGACGATCTTCGCCTCCTTCTCTTCGTCCGGGAAATCCAGATCCGTGGCCACGAAGCGCTGGCGTGTGCTCGGCTTGAGATCCTTGAGCATGCGCTGATAGCCCGGGTTGTACGAGATCACCAACTGAAAGCCCGGCGCGGCCATCAGCAATTCGCCGGTCTTGTCGATGGGCAGCAGGCGCCGGTGATCGGTCAGAGCGTGCAGCACCACCACGGTGTCCTGCCGCGCCTCGACGACTTCATCCAGGTAGCAGATGGCCTCCTCACGTACGGCGCGGGTGAGTGGGCCATCCTGCCAGACAGTGCCGTCATGACGAATGAGGAAGCGCCCAATCAGATCGCTGGCCGACAGGTCATCGTGGCAAGCCACCGTGATCAGCGGCCGGCCCAGCTTCCAGGCCATGTGTTCGACGAAGCGGGTCTTGCCGCAGCCGGTCGGCCCCTTGAGCATGACCGCCAGGCCACGCGCATGGCATCGCTCGAACAGCGCGACCTCGTTGCCGCACGGTACGTAGAACGGCGCCCCTTCGCTTGCCTGCGCCGATGGCGGATATTCGGGCAACGTCACGTCGGGCGTACCTCCGTTTCTGCCAGCCCAGACTCCGTATCGTTCAAGACGAAGCGTGGCGTGTAGCGGAAGAAGTCATAGATGAACAACGCTACGCCTACCGTGAACAGCGAGGCGGTGGTGATCAGCATCACGAAATGGATCTGGATCTTTAGCTGCGCATCCAGATAGCCCATGCCCATGATCCGCTCCAGATAAACCTGTGCGATACCGGCCGTGGCGAAGGACAAGGTCATGCCGAACATGCCGGTGATCTGCAGCCAGAACGCCCAGTAGCCCAGCGCAGTGCCCTGCTCCCGGCGCCCCGCGGTCAGCGATGGCAAGGCATAGCTGATCATCGCCATGACGATCATCGCGTAGGCACCGTAGAACGCGGCATGGCCGTGCATCGCGGTGATCAGGGTGCCGTGGGTCCACTTGTTGACGCTCGGCCAGGTATGCGCCAGGCCCAGCAGCCCGGCACCGAACAGGGAGAACAGCGCACTGCCGATGGTCCAGTGCAATGCCAGCGTATTCGGGTGCGCCAGCCCCGAGCGCCGCATCGCGCCGTAGGCATAGGCCGCCATGCCTACGAGTGCGAGTGGCTCGAGCGCGCTGAAGAAACCGCCAATCGGCAACCAGTAGGTCGGCACGCCGACCCAGTAATAATGGTGCGCCGTCCCGAGGATACCGGCGAGAAACACCAGGCCGACGATCACGTACAGCCACTTCTCCATGACTTCCCGATCCGCGCCGGACAATCGGATCAACAGATAGGCCAGAAAGCCGCCCATGATCATCATCCAGACACCCTCGACCCACAGGTGGATCGTCCACCAGCGATAGAAGATCGAAACCGTGTAGTTCTCGTAGTGCAGCAATGCCGGCAAGTACAGGAGTGCGGCGCTGACGAAGCCGATCATCAGCACCGCCTCCGTCGTCGTGAAGCGCCCCGCTTTGCGGATCGTCATGCCGATGTTGTAGAGAAATATCAGCATGCAGATGACGATGACGATCTTGTGCGGCAGCGGTTGCTCGAGCAGCTTGTTGCCGGTGCCGTAGCGGAACAGGTAGCCGATGATCGCCGTCACGCCCATCAACGTCCAAAGCACCAGTTGGACATAGGCCAGCTTGGTGCTATGCAACTCGGCGCGGGACTCCTCCGGAATCATCCAGTAGGTAGCGCCCATGAAGCCGGTCAGCACCCAGACGATTAGCAGGTTGGTGTGGATCACCTTGGTCACGTCGAACGGCAGGATGTACAGCAGTGGGTCCGGCCCGATGTACTTGGTCGCCGAGAGCAGGCCGAACACCAGCTGCAGGCCGAACAACACCATCGCGACGGCGAAGTACCAGTAAGCGACCGATTGGGACTGATAGCGCATCGTAGTTTCCCCTTGAAGCGAACGTGGGTCGGCTTGGCCGTTCGTGTCACTTGAGCGTTTCGAGATAGGCCGTCAGTTGATCGATCTGCTCATCCGTCAGGCTGCCGTCGTAACCGGTCGGCATGAACGAAGTGCCGTCTGCCGAGTACATCGCACCCGGCACGATGTGCGCGCTGGGTGACACGATCGACTCGCGGATATAGCCGCGCGCGTCCTGCGCCTGCCCCTGGTAGTCGGGCGACGCGACGATAGTCGCCGCCCGGGTCCCGATACCGGCAAGCGTAGGGCCCGCCATATCGGCGCCGGGCGCAGTGGAGTGGCAGGCATTGCAGGCAGGCACCGCGCCGCGGAAAACCTGCTCACCCAGGGCACGCTCGTCATCCCCCGCATCCACTGGTCGAGCCCCAGGCGGCAAGTCGCTACGTTGCTCGCCGCCGGTCCTCAGCGTGTCTGCACCCGGAACGAAACTGCCGGTCACCAGGATCGGCCGCGGCGGCCAGCCCTGGTTGTCCACCTTGCTGACCCAGTCGAGAAAGGCGATCAGGTCATTGATTTCGTCTTCGGCCAGATCCTGCTTGGGCATCAGGCGCCGATGGATCTTCTCGTCGTAGAACTTCGAGGGATCGCGCATATAAGCCTTCAGATATGGCTCGCCGCGATGCTGGGTGATCTTCGTCAGATCGGGCGCGTAGTAGGCGCCTTCGCCGAACAGCGTGTGACAGTTGATGCAGTTGTATTTGTGCCAGACGTCCATCCCGTGCTTGACCTCCGCCGTGATGCTGTCGGCGTTGGTCAGCTGGGGAAACTGCCGGTGGCTGTCCACTGTCAGCCCGATGAACACGAGCGTCGCCACACCGGTTGCGGCAATTGCGAAGAGCCTCGCTTGGCGGTTGTTCATGGCGTGCCCTCAGACATTGATGCCTGTCCAGTGGATGAGCGTCATCGTGAACGCGTAGAGCATTGCGCTGAACATCAGCGCCAGCACGACCGCACTCAGGATCTTCAATGGGCCATAGAGCTTTCGAGCCTGCATGCCTTCTCCTTCGCAGCGTCAGCTGCCGTATGCGCAAACCGCGCTCAGTGCCCGGAGTGCGGGTCGATCGGTTCGGGGCTGGAAAAGATCGAAGAGTCCGCGTCGCCCTTCACCGTCAGCACACCGCTCAGTCCTTTCTCGGCGCGCGACAGGGCGTGATCCACCAGGATGTATCTGCCCGGGTAATCCGCGACGAACTCGACCATGGTTGCGCCGCCGGCAGGCACTAGGGTCGTCTGCACGTCCGTCAGCGGCGGGCTGGTCAGCGAAGCCTGGTCGAATACCTTGTCGAAGATTTCACCGATCACGTGAAAGCTGGAGATCAGGTTGGGGCCACCGACTCCGAAGAAGATGCGCACGCTGTCACCGGCGTTGACTTCCATCTTGTGGGTCTTGGTCAGCGCATCGGTAGCGCCGTTGAACATCATGTGCTGCGGCGTTTCAGCCAGCAGCATGTCCAACGAGAACTCGTGCAGGCCGCGTGCGCCCCTGGGGCTGGCGGTGTACAGCTCACCCTGCATTACGTAGAACTCGTGATCGACCTTCGGCAGTCCGCCCTCGGGCTCGACCAGAATCAGGCCATACATGCCATTGCTGATGTGCTGCGCAACCATTGGGGTCGCGCAGTGATAGACGTAGAGCCCCGGCTGCAGTGCCTTGAAGGTGAAAGAGCGTGTCTGCCCAGGTGCCACCTGAGTAACCGCCGCACCACCTCCCGGGCCGGTCACGGCGTGCAGGTCGATGGAATGGATATGCGCGCTGTCCGGCTCGTTGCTGAGATTGAGGGTGACGGTATCGCCCTCGCGTATCCGCACCATGGGGCCGGGTACCGTGCCGTCGAAGGTCCAGAACTTGTAGGTGCTGCCGTCGGCGAGGCGGCCCTCCTCCTCGGTCGTGCGCAGGTCAAGGGTGATGCTCCTCGGTTCACGATCACCAACCGGCTCGCCTACCTGAGTCGGGTCCTTGGATAGATCCTTGCCTTGTTCGGCGACCGCCGCCGGTCCATCGCCCACGATCAGCTTGCCGACCATGCCCGCAGCCTTGTGGCCCGGCAGCGTGCAGTAGTATTCGAACGTCCCGCTCTTGGTAGCCCGAAACACGATTCCGGTTGCCGCACCCTTACCTGAAACTTCGCTGGACGCGGCATCGAATTCAGGTATGGCGATATCGTGCACTGCGCCGTCGCCGTTGATCAGATTGATCTGTACCACCGCACCTTCCGGCACCCGCAATTCAGGATTCACCTCACCACGTGTCGGGCCGGACTCACTGACATAGACGAGCTTTCCATCCGCGATATCGGTTCTAAGCGTAATCGTGACATCTGGGCGGTAACTTACATCGCTACTGGACTTCGCCTGTGCCCAAAGGGCAGTTGGCAAAACAAGCAACGCGAGCAGCAGAAGCCTAAATAAATGACACATGCCTGAGCCTCTTAACGCCGAGTTAATCTCGATCGTTAGTCTAGCCATGAGAAAAACAGCCGCCGGAAGAAAAACCTCCAGGCTCGCCAATAAATCAAAAGAAGTTTATTTAAAGTTCAGAATAATTGATTAGGTATTAATACCTACTCGAAGTAGATTTGATATAAGTCAAGACCTGCATGGCTCTCGCAGCCAGGCTGCTGGATGAGGGATTAATCCTGGTAGCGAGCCGAAGGAGTCTTTTAGGCAAAGAATTGCCCGACGAACGGTCAGATTTCAAAGTTCTCCTATCAATTAAAACGGCATGCAATGGATTCCTAACTACAATCTTTTTTAAGTTTAAAACTCCACTTCAAACATCGAGCTCTTTCGCCAGCCTCGTCAAACGCGGCACCGGCCAAGCAGTCGAACAGCAATAAGTAAATCCTGGCTACCGTCCTTATGAAATTTAATTAGCGCAAATTAAATTTCACACCGTCTCTCTACATTGCAACCGTTGCGGCCACAGGAGATCGTGATGGCCAAGCCGTTTCGTCGGAAGGCAATCTTCGTCACGTTGAGCGCTCCTCGCGAGCAGGGTGGTCAGGGCGGCGATGCGACGCCCCGGAGCTGTTTGCGGTCGGATATTCAGCATGCGTTATTGGCACTCTGAAGTTCGTCACTGGCCAGCAAAAGCAAGCGCTGCCAGCCAACACCGCAGTTACCGCCATCGTCGGTATCGGCCAGATTCCCGGTGGTTTCGGCCTCGAGGTCGAGCTGCAGCTCAGCCTGCCAAGCCTTGACCGTGAGCTGGCCCAAAGCCTGATCGACGCCGCACATCAGGTTTGCCCGTACCAAAGCAGCCCGCGGGAACATCAACGTCCGCCTGGCTCTGAGCTGATAGCCTCGGACGTCTGCCCCTTTGGCAGAGTAGTCGACTGCAAGCTTACCCCTGCCAACATCAAGTGGCCCTACATTGACCGCTATCAGCTCAATGCAGGGCCATTTCGTACTTCTCGGGCAAAGGCCCGGTGCGTCCGGCCCTTACGACAGACGAAAGCGAGAACGACCCCGCCCACAGGCCATCATCTGCTTCAACCGCGGAAAAAGAGCACTGTCATGACTGATCCGGTGACGATGACGACCGCCCGAACGAGGCTTGCAGGGAGCCGGCGACCGACACGTGCCATGACATAGCCGCCGACAGTCGCCGCTAGCATCATCACCAGCGCTTCGCGCCACAGGATCGCACCGCCGAATGCATATACAGACACGGCGATCGCGGTCAGTACAGACGAAACCAGATTCTTGAGCCCCTGCATCGAGTTGATATATCGATGGCCGAGCAAGCTGAACGCAGCGAGCAGCACGATGCCGAGACCGCCATTGAAGTAGCCACCATAGACGCTGACAAGGGCCAAGGTGAAACCCTGCACCAGTGCATTCGCCTCATCCCCGGTCGAATCGCGCTTGAACCTACGCAATAACCAAGGTCCGAAAGCGAACAGCAACGTCGCAACAAGCAATAGCCAGGGGACGATCGCACGAAATACGTCATCAGGCGTGGTCAGTAACAGGCCCGCCCCTACTGCACCACCGCCCAGGCTGATGGCAACGAGCGTCCCCATCGACAGCGTTGCGGGCGGGCGCAGATCCTCTCGATAGCCCCAGGTACTTGCAAAATAACCAGGTAGAAGCGCGAGCGTCCCTGAAGCATTCGCCGCCACAGCAGGCACGCCGGCATAAACCAATGCCGGGAATGTGAAAAAACTACCGCCACCGGCAATGGCGTTCAGCCCGCCGCCAAGAAAAGCGGCAACCAGCAGAATTGCCCACGTCGTGATCGAATGATCCATGAAAGTTCTACTCCCTTGCGTCCGCGTTTCGAGAATCAGTTTCCAGCGTGCTGGCCAGCGCTTCGAGCGCCGGGGCCAATAGTTCGCTGGCCGCTATGGCTGCCTGCTCGGGGCGGCCCCGGGCTATGGCGTCATAGACGGCCGCGTGTGCCGCATAAGTGGGCTCCGGGAGCTGTTGTTCACCCTCCGTCTTGGCAATGGTGTTTTGCAGCCCCGCCCAAAAGAACTGATACATTTCCAGCAACGTGGCGTTGTGGCTGGCGCGGACAATGCTCAGATGAAAATCGGCGTCTCGTTCGACGAACGCTCCGAGTGACGCCTCATCGCTCCAGGTCCCCCGTGCTCCGAGAGCATCATGTATAGCCTGCAGGTCCTGTTCCGTGCGCCGCGACGCTGCCAGACGCGCGGCTTCGACCTCCAGCGCCCGTCGGACTTCGAGCTGGTCATGCAGCGCGGCGTGGTCGAGTCGCTGAAGCAATCCAGACGGGTCTCGACTGGAAAGCACGAACGTCCCCGCACCCTGGCGAACCTCCAGCACCCCGGTATGAACCAGCGCCCGCACTGCCTCTCTGACGGTATTTCTGCCAACGCCTAAAAAGTTGCTGAGTTGGTTTTCGGTAGGAATTCGCATACCCGGCGACCATTCGCCAGCATTGATCTGTGACCGCATTTGCTCGATCACCCGCTCTACAAGCGAAGAGCGTGAGGTGTGCTGCAGCGACATTGGTTCACCTTCAAATTCATCCTATGTTTCGATCATAGGATGAATCCTGCTCCATCTACAACTCGATGGTTCAATTTGCCAGCAGCAAACTGTGAGCGGCAGACAAGCGCATTGCCTGGAGATGCCGCGAGCGCGGTCAGCCGCGGTGAACTAGCGCAACCTTGCGAATACGGCGAGCAGTTGTCCTCTCGTTCCTGCATAGCCTGGGACCAGGCAAAAGGAGCTATGGCAATGCTCAGAGAGAAACCCGCCAGCCTGGCGTACGCGATAACGAAGCTTGATAAGCTGGCCGCGCTCTACTGTCATTGGGGGTTCCGTGTTTTCACTCAAGCGCAAAGGTGATTTCCGCCTGCAGCTGACCCGCACGCTGAAGCAGCCTGGACGGCACAAGATCGAGCTGTATCTGTTCACTCCGCACGAGAGCAACCTGTCGGCCTGGACCCTCTCGGAAGAGCAGTTTTTCTTTACCACCCTGACGCATAGTTTCGGGCTGCTTGGCATGCCATCGAAGGACCGCATCAGCAAGGCTGACCAATCCTTCGTCCTACTCTCACCGCACTACGAAATCATGTACGGCTCCTGGTTCTTCCAGTACCAGGCCTCGATGGAGCGGTTGCGCCAGCAGATGCTCGCATCCCAGGCTGTGGCAGAACCCGTAGCGCGCGCCCTGCGACTCAGTCAGAACTTTGCGCAACGCCTGCGCAAATCCAGCCCGAAGCAGAGCAACCAGCAGCGCTACTTCCGCCAGATGGACATCTATTTCTCGTGGCATGCCGAGCAATTCCTGCTGGAAAGCATGACCCTCGAGGGCTACGCGGCGCTCGACGAAGAACTCAAGCAATCGGTGGCGAAGTTCCTGCGCCAGGAACGCAGATACCGCAAGGAGTGTGGATATCTGAGCGACTTCCACGGAACCCCTACACGGATATGGAACCGCATGGCGCTGTATCACCGGCTGCTCGAGTACCCGGTACTGTTGCGTTCGAAGATTACGCAGCTTGGGGCCGGCACCCACAAACTGGTCAAGGCGATGTCGACGATGCTGATCATGTCGCTTTTCACCTACTTCCTGTTCAACGCGCGGGATGCCAGTGAGAAGCTCTCGCTCACCCTTCTGCTGGTGATCGCGCTGGTCTATGCCATCCGCGATCTGCTGCGCGACGACATGATCACTGCCATCACCCGCAGACTGCGCAAAGGCAAGCCGCGCTGGAAGATTCGCCTGCTGATGCCCTACACCCGTAAGGTACTCGCACAGCAACGGGTCTGGCTCGACTATCGCAAGCTGCCTGATCTGCCGCCGTTGGTTCGGGAACACTCCGGCAAGTGGGCCGCCAACGAAGAGCGACAGATCATCTGCTATCGCGTTCTGCTGACGCTGGACAAGGCGGCACTGGAGCACGACGAAATTCGGGAGCGGCTCACGCTGGATTGCGAACAGCTTTGCGCGATGATCCAGGCGAGCCACAACAAGCTGTTTGTCCAGGCCGAAGACGATGATTCCGCTAGCGATGACAGCAAAGGTTCAGTCCAGGCCCACCCCATCGAAAAGCAGCACGACTACAACCTGTTGCTGTTGCATACCAATCCCGGCGAGCACTTTCCGTCAGCCCAGCGCTGGCGCCTGAGGCTCGGGACCAGCGGCATCGTACAATGCGAAAACAAGAAGCCCCACTGGCCCGAACCACCGGAGCTGCAACGCTCCGCACGGCATCGACTGAGTCGTCTGTGGCAACGAGGATAAACCCATACTGCACTACGCATACTCTGCTGGTGAGCACGCAAACCGCGGCAGTACGGAATCGTAACCTCACGTATTAAAATCGCAGATACAAAAAAGCCCCTGTTACGGGGCTTTTAGAGATTTTCGATTCTTCTTGCAAAGCCTCGAAATCATGTGATGGTGCGGACGGAGAGACTCGAACTCTCACACCTTGCGGCGCCAGAACCTAAATCTGGTGTGTCTACCAATTTCACCACGTCCGCCAAGCAGGACTTAAACGAAAACGCCAGGCAATGCCTGGCGCTTTCTGGAATATGGGGTGGACGAAGGGGATCGAACCCTCGACACCAGGAGCCACAATCCTGTGCTCTACCAACTGAGCTACGCCCACCATATTGCATTTGCTTGTGCCAGAGCCCGAAATGGCGCACCCGGCAGGACTCGAACCTGCGACCATCCGCTTAGAAGGCGGATGCTCTATCCAGCTGAGCTACGGGCGCTTTATCTGCATTCTGTTCGGAGCGCAGACTTGAAGCTCCGGCTATTGAAGAAGTCACCCTCTCCGAAAGCCATCTTACCCAGCAGCAGGCTGTGCTCGACAAGCGGGGCGAATGTTATAGAGGCTCCAAACAGTCGTCAACAGCAAATTGAAAAAAATTTCAGTTAGATAAAGGAGTTACAGGTGCTGATGGCTGCTTCGCCTTTGCCACATCGCCGCGACATGCGAGAATACGCGCCCTTTCCAAGTCCTCTCCAATGGTTAACCAAGCGTCATGACCGCAAAACTGATCGACGGTAAAACGATTGCTGCCAACATTCGCCAACAGATCTCCGGTCGTGTTGCCGAACGCCGCGCCCAAGGGCTTCGCGCTCCCGGCCTCGCCGTGATCCTGGTGGGCAGCGACCCAGCTTCCCAGGTTTATGTGGCGCACAAGCGCAAGGATTGTGAGGAAGTGGGCTTCAACTCCGTGGCCCATGACCTGCCGAGCGATACTCGTCAGGAAGATCTGCTTGCGCTGATCGATCAGCTCAACGACGACACGTCCATCGACGGCATCCTTGTGCAACTGCCGCTGCCAAAGCACCTCGATGCTTCGCAACTGCTCGAGCGCATCCGTCCGGACAAGGATGTGGATGGTTTCCATCCCTATAACGTCGGCCGCCTCGCCCAACGCATGCCGCTGCTGCGCCCTTGCACGCCAAAGGGAATCATCACGTTGCTGGAGAGCACCGGTGTCGATCTGCATGGCCTGGATGCGGTCGTTGTGGGTGCATCCAACATTGTCGGTCGCCCAATGGCGCTGGAGCTGCTGCTGGCTGGCTGCACCACCACCGTTACCCACCGCTTCACCCGCAACCTCGAAGAGCACGTTCGCCGTGCCGATCTGGTCGTGGTAGCGACGGGCATCACCGGCCTGGTGAGGGGTGAATGGATCAAGCCAGGAGCGATCATCATCGACGTAGGCATCAACCGCCAGGCCGACGGGCGCCTACTGGGCGACGTCGAATTCGGACCAGCCAGCGAACGCGCCGCCTGGATCACCCCGGTTCCGGGTGGAGTAGGCCCGATGACTCGTGCCTGCCTGCTGGAAAATACGCTGCACGCCGCCGAGCATCTGCATCGGTAATTGCAGAAGATGAAACAAGAACGGCACCTTTCGGTGCCGTCTTTTTATCCCGACGCTACTTACTCAGCCAGACGCCAGGTCGTCCCGCCTTTGCCATCCTCCAGCACCACCCCCATCGCGGTGAGCTGGTCGCGGATACGATCGGATTCCGCCCAGTTCTTTTCAGCCCGAGCCGTGAGGCGCGCAGCGATCAACGCCTCGACCTCAGTGGCATCGACTTTCCCCGCCGCACCAGCTTGCAGGAAAGTTTCAGGCTCGAGTTGCAGCACGCCCAATACATCCGCCAGCTCCTTGAGACGTGCAGCCAGCGCCGCCGCGGCGGGCAGATCGGACTCACGCAGACGGTTCACCTCACGGATCATCTCGAATAGCACCGCGCAGGCTTCCGGCGAGTTGAAGTCGTCATCCATCGCCGCAGCGAAGCGCGCAACAAACTCATCGCCGCCGGCAGGCTGAGCCTCCGGCAGACCCTTGAGGCCATTGTAAAAACGCTCCAGCGCGCTCTTGGCTTCGCGCAAGCTGTCTTCGGAGTAGTTGATCGGGCTGCGATAGTGGCTGGAAACCAGCAGATAGCGCACCACCTCGGGATGGTACTTTTCCAGCACTTCGCGAATGGTGAAGAAGTTGCCCAGGCTCTTGGACATCTTCTCGCCATCGACACGCACCGCGCCGGCGTGCATCCAGGCATTGGCGTACTGCTTGCCGGTGGCTGCTTCGCTCTGCGCGATCTCGTTCTCATGGTGCGGGAACACCAGGTCCGGGCCACCACCATGAATGTCGAAGGTCTCGCCCAGGCAGCAGGTCGACATCACCGAGCACTCGATATGCCAGCCCGGACGACCGGCACCCCAGGGCGAATCCCAGCTCGGCTCACCTGGCTTCGCGCCCTTCCACAGCACGAAATCCAGTGGATCTTGCTTGGCCTCATCGACCTCGATGCGCGCGCCGATCTTCAGGTCCTCGATCTTGCGCCGCGACAGCTTGCCGTAACCGACGAACTTGCCGACCCGGTAATAGACATCACCATTGCCCGGTGCATAGGCGAAGCCTTTATCGATGAGCGTCTGGATCATCGTGTGCATGCCGGCGATATGGTCCGTCGCACGTGGCTCGATATCCGGACGCAGCACGTTGAGGCGAGTTTCGTCCTCGTGCATGGCGGCGATCATGCGCTCGACCAGCGCCTGGAACGGCTCGCCGTTCTCGCTGGCACGACGAATGATCTTGTCGTCGATGTCGGTGATGTTACGTACGTAGGTCACATCGTAGCCGCGATGGCGCAGCCAACGGGTGACCACGTCGAACGCGATCATCACCCGTGCATGACCGATGTGGCAGAAGTCATAGACCGTCATGCCACAGACGTACATGCGCACCTTGTTGTCTTCCAGCGGGCGGAACGCTTCCTTGGTCTTGGTCAGCGTGTTGTAGATCGACAGCGCCATCATTGACCCCAGGAGTCACGCAGCGTGACGGTGCGGTTGAAGACAGGGGCGCCCGGCTTACTGTCCCTGATGTCGGCGCAGAAATAGCCTTCGCGCTCGAACTGAAACCGCTCCTCAGGTTCGGCATTGGCTAGCGATGGCTCTGCACGGCAACCCTTGAGCGCGACCAGCGACTCCGGATTGATGTTGTCGAGGAAGCTACCGCCCTCCTCGTCCTTTTCCGGATTGGCCGAGCGGAACAGGCGATCGTACAGGCGCACCTCGCACTCTACGCTCTCGGCGGCCGGCACCCAGTGGATCACGCCCTTGACCTTGCGTCCTTCCGGATTCTTGCCGAGGGTGTTCTCGTCATAGGAACAGCGCAGCTCCAGGATATTGCCCTGATCATCCTTGACGGCTTCATCGGCACGAATGACGTAGCTGCCGCGCAGGCGGACCTCGCCGCCCGGAATCAGCCGTTTGAACCCTGCCGGAGGGACTTCCTCGAAGTCGCCGGCGTCGATATAGATTTCGCGGCTGAATGGCAGCACCCGTACGCCCATATCCTGCTTG
This DNA window, taken from Pseudomonas sp. FeN3W, encodes the following:
- the folD gene encoding bifunctional methylenetetrahydrofolate dehydrogenase/methenyltetrahydrofolate cyclohydrolase FolD, which codes for MTAKLIDGKTIAANIRQQISGRVAERRAQGLRAPGLAVILVGSDPASQVYVAHKRKDCEEVGFNSVAHDLPSDTRQEDLLALIDQLNDDTSIDGILVQLPLPKHLDASQLLERIRPDKDVDGFHPYNVGRLAQRMPLLRPCTPKGIITLLESTGVDLHGLDAVVVGASNIVGRPMALELLLAGCTTTVTHRFTRNLEEHVRRADLVVVATGITGLVRGEWIKPGAIIIDVGINRQADGRLLGDVEFGPASERAAWITPVPGGVGPMTRACLLENTLHAAEHLHR
- the cysS gene encoding cysteine--tRNA ligase produces the protein MALSIYNTLTKTKEAFRPLEDNKVRMYVCGMTVYDFCHIGHARVMIAFDVVTRWLRHRGYDVTYVRNITDIDDKIIRRASENGEPFQALVERMIAAMHEDETRLNVLRPDIEPRATDHIAGMHTMIQTLIDKGFAYAPGNGDVYYRVGKFVGYGKLSRRKIEDLKIGARIEVDEAKQDPLDFVLWKGAKPGEPSWDSPWGAGRPGWHIECSVMSTCCLGETFDIHGGGPDLVFPHHENEIAQSEAATGKQYANAWMHAGAVRVDGEKMSKSLGNFFTIREVLEKYHPEVVRYLLVSSHYRSPINYSEDSLREAKSALERFYNGLKGLPEAQPAGGDEFVARFAAAMDDDFNSPEACAVLFEMIREVNRLRESDLPAAAALAARLKELADVLGVLQLEPETFLQAGAAGKVDATEVEALIAARLTARAEKNWAESDRIRDQLTAMGVVLEDGKGGTTWRLAE